ACCGTGTGATAGTACAAAGAGTATGGAGTCGGTCTGTGATTCATGTCAAAGGGCCAAGAGCCATCAACTTCCATATTCAGTATCAAATAAAATTTCTAGTGCTCCTCTCGATTTGATCTATTCCGATGTTTGGGGGCCTGCTCCTACCTCTGTTGGTCACTACAGTTATTATGTCAGCTTTATTGACGACTATAgcaaatacacatggatctacCTTTTGAAGCATAAATCTGATGTGCTTTCGGTTTTTCAAAACTTTCAAAGTCTTGTAGAaagaaaattctcaaaaaaaatccTTTGTGTTCAGTCAGATTGGGGAGGCGAGTAAAAGAAACTTAATTCCTTTTTCCGGCATATTGGGATAACACATCGTGTTTCTTGCTCTCATGCTCATCAGCAGAACGGAGCTGCTAAACGCAAGCATCGGCACATCATCGAGGTAGGCTTGGCACTCCTTGCTCATGCCTCCATGCCCACAAAATTTTGGGACCAAGCTTTCCTGACCGCCACTCACCTAATTAATATCCTTCCTAGCAAGGTCATCGACTTTGAAGTCCCTAGTACTCATCTCCTGCACGAAGCACCAGACTACAACAATCTACGCACTTTTGGTTGTGcgtttggtcaaatttgagacCCTACTATTCTAGAAAACTATCTTTTCGATCCACCCAGTGTGCTTTCCTTGGCTATAGCTCCATGCACAAAGGGTTCAAATGTCTCGACATATCTACTAGCCGAATCTATATTTCCCGCGATGTTGTATTTGATGAAGCTATCTTCCCGTTCTGTAAACTTCATCCTAATGTTGGTGCCTCTCTAGGAAAGAAATtactcttcttccttcctccctaCGTAATGCTGGGGATGATTACTGCATTGTTCCTGATATTACTAATGATATTAATGTGCCTACTGTCTCTAGTGATTCTCAGGAACAATCTGCAGAAAACTCTGAAGAACAGGTTGCTCACGAGCCCTTTTTCCCTACTGCCCCAGTGCACCATGGTGCAGAAGATCGCGGTGCCAGATCCGATGCGGATCCCCCATCCAGTCTCGGCGCATCTCCCGGGGACGATTCGCCCGCCTCGCCTGGCGCCACTCTGAGCTTCCCACGTGGGGGGATAGGCGGCCCGCCTGCGTCGGTCTCCTCCGCGCCCACACCCgtgtcggaggaggaggcgccatcCAACCCGCCGGCGCCACCTATCGTGAGCTCATCAGGGGCGACGCCGCTCCCTCTGACAACCTCTGGTGCGTTGTCGCCAGGATCTTCTACAACGACCAACCCATCACCACAAGTGCCTGATCCGCCACGTCGACAAACACGCCTGCAGAGCGGCATTATTCAACCCAAAACGAGGTATGATGCTATGATCCAGTCTGTTCAGTGCTTTTGGTGGACCTAACTCTGTTGAAGAAGCGTTTACAAATCCTAAGTGGCATCGGGCAATGGAAGTAGAAGTTCAAGCTTTAGAGAAAAACCGTACCTAGCATCTCGTTCCAGGAAAATCAGGACAAAATATAATAGATTgcaaatgggttttcaaaatcAAACGGAAAGCTGATGGAAGCATTGACAGATACAAAGCTCGATTGGTAGCAAAGGGGTTCAAACAGTGATATGGCATTGATTACGAAGACACTTTCAATCCAGTTGTTAAGATAGCCACAGTTAGGCTTGTACTTTCTCTTGCAATCTCAAGAGGATGGTGCCTTAAACAATTTGATGTGCAGAATGCGTTTTTGCATGGCGTTCTGGAAGAGGAAGTCTATATGAAGCAGTCACTAGGTTTTGAAAATACTAAGACTCTGGAATATATATGCAAACTGGACAGGGCGATTTACGGTCTGAAGCAGGCGCCTCGAGCATGGTATTCCAGGTTAAGCTCCAAATTAATTGCACTAGGTTTTGTACCGTCCAAATCAGATATGTCCTTGTTTATTTATAATAAGCATGGTATAACTATTTATATGCTCATctacgtggatgatattattGTCACAAGCTCCGCGCCCAAAGCAGTGATGGCACTTCTGGCTAATTTAAAGGAAGACTTTGCACTTAAAGATCTTGGCAAGTTGCATTACTTTTCGGGCATAGAAGTCAAAGAAGAATCGGATGGTATGTAATTATGTATACATAATTGGTCAACCGTTACTACTAATACAGTAACATTCATAACCGCGGAGAGTTTGGCTTTAGCAAATGACGTGAGTTCAGCTTCGCGCTGATCCAGCACCTGAATCCCTGGCAGCTAAGTGGGAATGCCCTTGCTTACTGCAGTCCAGATCTTGGGGGTCATGACGATCAAAGAAGGTGTGTCGCTCTAGGCTATCCCTGAAGATGAACACATCGAAGCGGTGGAGCCTATCGTCAGTGAGAAGCTGGATTTACTTCAACACCTTCTTCTCCATCACATCGTACAACCACCCAACATCTCATGCTATCCCCTTGAAGAGTCACACCCTGCCGCCCTTCCATGCTCGGGTCCATCGCCCAGCATGCACCCCGCAATGGCCTCCAGCTTGCATCATCATTGTTGTCATAGTCCTCCAGTAgtagtggctgttgacccatccttcttcggccatcttgAAAAGAATTGGGGtgcaaattagttttgcaatacaACAggggtaggaagaaattttataAGTCATTTATTTTGGTTAAAAGGGCTTTTCTGGTCCTCAGGTCGCGTCCTACAgtcaacgacggctctgataccaactgaagtatccccacatcagcggagactaaatgtgatacaaatatcagtcgcaggaggctgataacacatttattcaacagatagttcaaataCCGTACAACTCACGAGGGAGTGGGCACGAAAGCCACACCGCAATaacaagcaaataaataacagtagcgagccaagctactgccaagagacagcactcgggactacacggcagcggaagcattctgcaaaggccaacaccacaggcagcgttggttGCGGAAACGACGTCCTACTCaaaatcctcggcgacgaagtccgggtcttcctctgtagcaacaaaataagggtgagtacaaaaatactcaacaagtacaaccccatccacggaggggaaaACAAACAAGAATATGTTCAGGATCACAAGGATAAGGTTTAAGGGTTAATtacaataaagctagattttcccAACACATGCAAGGTTTCATTTTAAAAGAGTTTTCTCCAAACACTTTTAGTAACCGAAtgattaagtggggttgatcctacacaaaggatccaagttttaaagctaccggactccccgtccgcagtagctcatggcacaacagtcggacacttccaaaatccaacacacgtcATGAAAATTACCCAACTCCaagtactagttatgtgaccaagccgtaactcgtccaatgtcgTGGACAccgctacccggataggttttaactctgtagaggttgtacacttttcccacaagtagggtaccacaacACGATCACCgtagtgtcggtgcagatcctaacaaagccattacccaccttagctaggactgactagccaacacgggtgtgaccaaggggttaacgacctaccaacgaggtcttacccgggacctaagtcacaaagatcttactccttttctatggtctcccgttgctcactagCTCACCTGATGACTATCAGACTaactagtgggatttatgctaagccattGCCGCATACAacagtcgagtggttgcacgatggttgggttaggcaagatgacacatcaattCGGTCCTTAactatgacaagatggatatctcccgactttactcaaccacaaaggtacgagtcCAACtcattggcatttcacacaagaaacactcatccatctcatctaagcatttctttccttatttccaaaaacccattttctcatttgaaaacctCACACATTTATcctttaaataaaccattgtagtcatgattcaATTGAGTAAccaggtcctaagcattctagcagtaattatcatccaaacaaagcaaatcatatttagagataattataggacaatcaaggaataatcatatcaatcaaggggtggctatccaaccatgtcttgcaataaaataatatgcaattttataaaataggccaataggttgtgtttcaAAAACTaagaataaatatgcatcaaagggtgagattggacttacCGTCCTAAAAGCCTTtcgggagttcctgctcgcggtgttggtcctcgggcttgggctcgcggtcaaactcttcctcgagctcctcctcgggtactccgcgacctacggcacacacaatcgtgcattttacccgttgagcttcgaATAGAGCACGCGAACGAAAAATAGAAGGGATGAGCATTTTCACGAGCTTTGGATGTGACTCAGCGGAAGTATATGGGAGGATGacatggtcgaatttgggattaattggagggagtttggcgcatgaaatgacgagttaacggAGTATTAGAGGCTTAAAAGAAGGTTTAGGACTAGACTATGAGAACCAGGGACTTGTTTGTAAAGATTCTTGGGAGGTGGAAGGGTATATCTGCGAGACGAtcttgagagaggtgggagggttatTTTGCAAATAGGGGATAACTGGGGGTTAGATCAAAAAGGAGGaggctttcttcctcctctgcaccGTACGGTACACAGATAgagggagaaggcggcggcctaggctcgccggcggcaatgGGAGACGGCGGGAGAGggtagaggaggccgtgggtgtggcggaaccgtccaacttaaactgttttaaatgcgcctaatcgctgccgatgcagcaattatccgaaacgcgcttaaaacagtataagtccggtcgtccgtcgagtgtccctaggactcctcgaatggtccacgtcacgtctcatagccatacatcaggattgtttTCGTGATGGGAAAGcttcaacaaatattacatttttacatacatacacgaggtacgagttattacaagacatagtttgaaacaaacttaacagtgcaggttagacagaagttctaggattttaaacataaacggttcaggtggagatgagcatttaagatttcttctaagggtattgtgagactcataacaataccctagtttttcggagcttcctcctcggtggattcctgcggtgcctctgaaaatagccacaagggataaccctgagtacgaggtactcagcaaggcttacccgactaaccaatataatagcttttcttggaactatatgatagctttttcagtGTGCGTGGCTGACACATTTTTGGCAAAAGAGCTTACTAGGAGTGAGACCTtatctttatcttttattttgattaagttattacctacccattctaaatgatgataaaagattaattacaaacaacaaggtattaagtcatataccaaaacattagtggagagatatagcattcatgaatttatgctacgatactcaacaatgatcaagtgcattcataaccgagaattgcggcgatccggatcagattacatcctgcaggagagtaccctgatcaccagttatatacgactgtccaggtcgtacgtaacgacttttcgattagcaaatccgatgattgggaataagactacccggacccagggacgcacccccacatgggaccccacgtctggcctgatcaccatgtgagtttcaggttacgcccctgccaatctccagcacgtcaagcgcaggtacgaagtattcccgatcagagggtttactaacctactgggctttactggtcccatacccagtaagtgatcagatgtctttcacttgatcaaaggttaagacaacgaatcgggccttaaccagattaatctagcagacagaactacatccttagcttgtgTCCGCTTCTTgatttccaagttatctttccataattaacatgcatgactcaataTGTACCTTAAGGTTTGGTAGACCAATTACTTAGGCAACTAAGCATATTCTAGACTTAGGTTatttactaaatgtttgaacaagtggcaaagatgtccttaaaacaaggtatgataatgcacaagaatgggtttcaagcaactcctagacttagtgcatacatataacaaataaccgataattggacacatgaaatatcgactccaaaataataggtataacgcaccggggcttgccttgttcgctaaaaaagttagcactgtctgaagggttggcctcgtagggaaccaattcaatgatctcttcgaattctggagatccttctgaaaattccgagaaatctccttctggtgcttcgatgtctataacacaacatatgcaggggttaggaatgcaacttttttgaatacaagactagacaactttccttcatgataaagttgcaagccaacaagaactatacaatttatcatgataaagttgcaagccaacacataaaaacccgaaaagattagcccaacaattttatttccttaactaTTCTTACTtagggctttttcttttatttttagaaaacattataattattttctaatcttgaaacctaatttcctatgagttaacaataatttgtgattatgaagatgttattccatattttatgcatttaataaagattaagtatttatttaaataccttaaaagaaaggcattaaataaatacccaaattttcattgtttttcctagggtataaaaattttaatgcataaaggaaaattaaataagcctaacaaaattggtttcactaattttggacacccctagaaatttctgtgatttaaatggtgagattggatttaatctatttattctaCAAAGGAAATCTAACTTTTTCCCGAAAACTccccggcctacttttctcacgcgccCTAACTCTACCCgctctctcttacgctgggcccgcggctTGGACCCACCTCCTTCTCCTATTCACCTTACCCGCCGGCCTACCCCTTCCCCTACTAGGCTCCCTGGGCcgatttctctttttcttttcctttcctcgGACCGGCACCGGCCCAATGGCCcatccttccttctcctcttttcttttccgcGTCACCGGCCTGCCTTACTGGCCTATCGGCCTGCTGGACTTCAcgggcctccggccttttttTCTCAAACGGTCGACCGCACCAGCACCTGGGCCTCCGGGACTCTGGCCCAACTGATGCTCGCGCCCAACCGGcctcccttctctcttctcttctctgacgcgcgggcccgtgGCAccagcgccttcttcctcctcccgccaaaatccCGAGCGCAACaaggggcggtgcggctcgccggccggcaccctACCGGCGatggggctaggccggggaagcatccccatgccctaatGCACCCGTGCGTGgcgacagctccccgggagatggccggagccattccctccccggcggcgggcggcggcacctacggccggtcgtggctaAGCACGGCGACGGCTCGGCCTACCCCGACAACTACTTCTACAGCTTCCTAGTGCCCTAGACGTCTACCTAAAACCGACCACAAGGAACAACAACGACGgcaagggggtgctcaccgtgagcaggaggtgcggcggtggcggacggaaaCGACGGCGAGTACGGGTACTCCGGCAAGGATGCTGGACAACAAGTTGAccggggtgtagctggggtatctgtggagaaatgggcgagaggaatcgacgggaggtgaggTGTGGCAGTGGAATttggtcggcggcggtggcttgatagagagggcggcggcggtagaaAAACAGGCGGTAAAAAGGGCGgtggcgggagcggtagatatacaaaagacttaccgcgcgcatgggcgacaccgtggcctagtgctaggcttgcgtggtgaggaggtggcgtagctgctgtGCTCGCGGTCGACCGAGAACGCCGGtggcgacacgtcgagctcaGCTCTGtcacccccccccctctttGTTTTCTGACGCCCGAAAGTTCAGAGCTTCACCACGGCCGATTTTGAATCCGACGGTCCACAAGTCacttaagcaaagttgtagataaactcgaGCTCTACAATTCATATTTGAACTCTTGCCCGAGATTATCATCCATTTGTTGGCAACTTCAAAATGTTTGCCCTCAGGTAACTGAACTTCATTGAACTTccgattcagttcgtcagtcacttGGTCATGGTCACTTACCCAACTTTGTAAATAATTTCAGTGGTCCAAATCCCTTCCTTTTAGTCCAACTACAAACCAATTACACTCTACAACcatcagggattccattttACTCATAATCACCTATACCTTTTAGACTACATTCTCCTGAATTTAGCTCCAAACATTGGCACTTATGagtgttttcagacttaggcagaAATTCAGTTCAGCAGCTAAGTTGACCGTGgtaaagtgctgactttgagcctccatttgaaatggttccctctactgttcttgatcaacaacacctgaaGATACTTGTCCAAAGTCTATAATTTAATACTGTATAGTTGTCTTGGTccatttatttggaaaatttggcagaaattaatttccaaaatggacactggtgcttttttttctgaaatcctaTTGTCGGACGGTGAATAGTGCAATTcggttttaatttctttctttgattttcttgagaTATTTAGGACCAGATCTTGTCCCTAATCTTGATCTTCAAGTTCTAATCACTCTTAtacttccattccatatttttgccaaatttttctgaatttcaaatttaaaattcaaatttcggtcaaatttgacccgaatttgatttttagccaatttcttttcctttttcttcatgATTTGCTTCTATTTCTTTGGAATTATTTTTGATGGCTAAAATGGCAGGTGTTATAGTGGGGAGCCCGTTTGAGGCCTCACCTCGGTGAATCAGCGACGGGCAGCGAGGGGCCGGTGTtgggcaggaggcggcggcgcacggaaGAGGCGGCACTACTAGCAGAGGGAGGTTGCGCAGGGGAAGTGGTGTTGGTGGCATGAGGGGAGGCCGGGGTGGTGGCGAGCTGGGGTGTCGCcctcccccttttataggccagcGGGGAGCGGCCGGCAGCGTCGTGGGGGGGCCGGGGCCAGCGGGTGGCGCGTGGCgagccgggcggcgcggcagacAGCGGTAGGGGCTGGGACCTGGGCGCGGTCTTCGGGTGGCGGGGCGCGGGGCTGAAGGCGGGGCCGGGCATGCGCGGCGTCGGGGGTCAGGCGCGGCAGCagtgccggtgccggcgccgggcgcgcggcgcggatgGCGAGGTAGGGAGGGCCGGGCGCACCGCGCCGGCCGGGCGCAGGCAGGGGCCGGGGCCAACGGGGGTCGGGCGCAGGCGGGGCTGGGCGCCAGGAGGGTGCGGCGCCAGAAGGGTGGCACTATGCgccaggaagaaaggaggagggagaaagaagaagaaggaagatggaagaagaacaagagagaaagaaagagaaggaaggaaaagaaaagagaaagaggaaattaggaggaagaaagaaaaagaaagggagggtCGGCGGTGATTGCGGAGCGCGGTCGGGGCACGCGCATCGGTTTGttgaccggcacgcggcgagatttacggaGGGGGTAAAAGAACAGTTGTTGGCTTTGGGTGCCGGGATGGCAAAATCGTCGGGAAGAttagattttcgggagctcaacggtgaAAAGATTTTGGGCACAATTTTTAACGGAtgatttaagttggtgatttttgTGGATGTTACACCAACATATTAGGAATATATTAAGAACAAGTAAGGATCCGTACCAACGTACGGACATTTCTGCCGGTAATTATTAAATGTACAAGGCTTAGTCCAACTAAATATGGGCATTTGCAGTAGATGTATATGCAAGGAAACATGACACTACAATCATTAGTTGCGTTCTTTTAGCTTGTCAGGATACTAAATAACTGAAAAAGGTTGTCACTTCCTCGCAAACAAAGCTAGCATGATCGCtgtggggtgtgtgtgtgtggagatGAGATCTGCAGCTTCGGCCCAGTCTAAACGGCCCAAGCGAAGACGGGCCCGGCTCAGACGACTATCTCTGCATCTTGCAAGTTGCAAGACAAGTAGCAGCCGCACACGGGGCACACCGCACACGCGCTCCTCTCTGCCCCCGGCTTCCAGAACAAAAGGGGAATCCAATCCCGCATCCGCCCCCAACCTCTTCGCCGTCGTCTTCCCCGCCTCCGTCCACCAGCGACTCTCAaaccctcccctcccctccaacatggccgcgCCTTCGCCCTGGGCGAGCCTCTCACTGGACCAAATGTCCGAGATCGCCTGCCGCGTCCCGTGCGAATGGGACCGCGCCCACATGGCCTTCGTCTGCCACTCATGGCGCGCGGGGCTCGCagctcccccgcccccgccgccaccgctcccgcATCTCCTCCTACCGTCCGACGGCTTGAATCGCGTCTCCTGCATCCTCAGCGGCTCCAGCATCCACCAGGAGTACCACGACAAGGTCGGCGCGCGCTACATCGGCTCTGGCGACGGCGGCTACCTCTTCATCGCCATGGACCAgactcgccgccaccgcctcatGGACCTCCACCAGCCAGGGTGGGTGCGCATACTTCCCGACGAGGTCTGCCCCCGCCACGATCCATCGGTCCAGCACGTCCACAGGATGGtcatcctcgccgccaccccctcATCCCCGCCGGATGTCGCTGGCTGCGTCGCCGCCGGCATCGTCGCCTATCAGCGGTACGTCGACGGCCCGCTCGAGCGCCGCTGCGCGTTCTGGATCATCGGCGATGGGGTGGCCTACGATACTAGGCCTCCTCACTGTACTGAAGCGGTGGAGGACGTCGTGTACCGCGACGACGGGTTCTTCCACTTCCTCACCGACGAGGAACACATCCTGGCGTGCGCGCCGACCTTCTCTTCGGTTGGGGGCGACCAGCTGCGACGAGTAGCGTTATCCTCGACGCTACGCCGCTGCGTGCCCAGGGACAGAGATCATGAAGGCAACGTTCGTGCTCGCTACCTCTTGGAGTCCCGCGGCGAACTGCTGATGGTCGTCAGGTTCGCTCCCGATCATGATTCGCCGACGCCGGGGTTCGAGGTGTTCAGCAGGATTGGCCCGCTGCCGCTCGaggacgacggcagcggcggcatgaTCGGGCACCCCTATATCTGGAGGGAGCTGGACACGCTGGGTGACCGGATGCTGTTCGTGGGGCGAGGCTGCTCCAGATCCTACGAGACGGCTGAGTACCCGGGGTTCAATGACGGCATCTACTTCTTGGATGATCGGAGCTTCTACGACGAGTACATCATGTTTCGCGGTGTCAGTGAGAGGCAGTACCCCTGCAGCGACACCGGCAAGTGGACGCAAGGGCAGCCTCCCAATGTCGAGTTCTTCTTCCCGGACCAGGTCCCTTCGAACCACTCTTCTCCGGCTTGGCTTCTCATTTGAGACGACAGGTTTTTGTCAAGTACCCTCGAGAGGATTAGATTGTGAATTCTGATGTTTCTTGGTGGTGGATCTTGTTAACCGTCCTGCTGAGTTGCCTGCTTACAGATCCCATTCAGAACGAGATAATTGTTCAATTCACTTCATCTAGCATTCAAATATGTGTTTCATTTACAGTATGTCGCGTTATAACTACGTTCTTGTAAATTCTGGTACCTGCTAGATTTCAATAACTCAATGCAGAAATGTCGGCGTTTATGATGTgtgtgtactccctccgtataggaaaaggaagacGTTTTGGACAGTGACACGGTCTCTAAAGCATTACTTTAACtctttatttttataaaaatatttatcaaaaagtgatatacgtatatttttatgaaagtatttttcaagacaaatctatttatatggcttttacatttccaaactcaacaacttacaagttattcatgatttatattcccaatgtttgacccaaaccttgtccaaaacgactttcttttcctaCACGGAGGGAGTATGAAGCAATAGAGAGTTCAGTTTGAATATGTGTGCCTGGGTGACCAGATTTCTCTTTGTGCCTGCAAGTTGGACTTGTCTGATTCAGTATCCTTAGCTTGGAACTAGATGAACACTCTGGTTCATTACCATGGGCACTATGAAACTTCAACTAGTTTAACTAGTGTTAGTTCTCCAGATTTTcattttataaaatattttCTGTAGCTTTAAGCAGAACTGTTGAACACACGAGTTAGATGATGGACAATTCATTGTCTAGTCTTCCCAAGTATCAAAATTATATGTCAGACTTATTTGATCATACTCATTTTACAATGGATACATCTCGGCTGTACTGCACAATGTAGGTTTGTCATCATTTGCATCTGAAAAATTGCCTCTGTCCATTATGATCGGTTGCCAATAAAACTCATAGGATACTACTCCTACTTGGTAAATCTTGCCGTGGTATTTTTCTCTTTATGAAGATGTCATATGGTCCAATCTCTACTGAGTTTAAATCCCCATGCCTTATAGTGTTATTAAACTCAGTTTAATCCCTAAACCTTAATTTAGTGCTAAACTCAGATCGTGGAATGCTAGATTCAGAATGTGGAACGCTGAACTCTTTCAAATGGGTAGACAGAGTGACTGATGCATAATTGCTAAGGCCCATGAAATCAacgattttattttttttagtatCTCAGTGGGATGTCGTTGACTTGCATGAAAGAATGGCTCTCTTGGTGTCCATGTTCTGTGGCGCACTATTCTCCGTTGAATTAAGATGAATTGTTGACTCTGAAAATGTGCATGTCAGTACTGAGCAGTGACACATTCCTGATAGTTTGTTTATATTTCCTCCTTGAATGAAGGGCATTGCACGGCATTCGAACTCTGATTATGTATCCCTTACAGTACAGCCCCCCGTTCGTTTGATTCTAGGATGATGGCTACttgtcgttttgacttttttagagatatatattttgctatgcacttaagTATAaaattatgtctagatgcataacaaaatgtatgtatatagaaaagtcattttggaacagagggagtagtagtAATTTGCAGAGGCTTTGAGCCTCTTGTCTGAATTGCAGAGTTTATTACAGGATGTGATCGGTTATTGCAGAGTTACTACAGGATGTGATCGGTTAGATTTTCCCCGTTCCTGAGGTTTAGTAATTCGATGGATAATCTGTGCATTTCCTTCCTGACGTTGCAAGGCTGCCAATGCAGCACAACACTACCTGGAAATTGGGCCGTGCTAGCTTTCAGACTTCTTGCGATGAATGTAGTTCGGACACGGATCTTGTTCCCGGATAGATAGGAATGCAGATATTGTACTGTTCTAAGGCATGCCCATTGGTTCGAGCAGAATGCTGTGGAGGCAGTATGCAATATTgcttttagggggtgtttgatagcaaatgctaaattttagcacctgtcacattggatgtttggacactaattaggagtattaaatatagcctaattacaaaactaattgcacaacccctagactaaatcgcgagacgaatctattaagcctaattaatccatcattagcgaatggt
This sequence is a window from Setaria italica strain Yugu1 chromosome III, Setaria_italica_v2.0, whole genome shotgun sequence. Protein-coding genes within it:
- the LOC101754560 gene encoding uncharacterized protein LOC101754560; translated protein: MAAPSPWASLSLDQMSEIACRVPCEWDRAHMAFVCHSWRAGLAAPPPPPPPLPHLLLPSDGLNRVSCILSGSSIHQEYHDKVGARYIGSGDGGYLFIAMDQTRRHRLMDLHQPGWVRILPDEVCPRHDPSVQHVHRMVILAATPSSPPDVAGCVAAGIVAYQRYVDGPLERRCAFWIIGDGVAYDTRPPHCTEAVEDVVYRDDGFFHFLTDEEHILACAPTFSSVGGDQLRRVALSSTLRRCVPRDRDHEGNVRARYLLESRGELLMVVRFAPDHDSPTPGFEVFSRIGPLPLEDDGSGGMIGHPYIWRELDTLGDRMLFVGRGCSRSYETAEYPGFNDGIYFLDDRSFYDEYIMFRGVSERQYPCSDTGKWTQGQPPNVEFFFPDQVPSNHSSPAWLLI